A window of the Brassica napus cultivar Da-Ae chromosome A2, Da-Ae, whole genome shotgun sequence genome harbors these coding sequences:
- the LOC106420824 gene encoding 21.7 kDa class VI heat shock protein-like: MARSSGSLKLEINTDDKTPGKWSVPLGEDVFRRFLSSGGGSEKVVFSEGSIFSPFLFGKYFDPSDAFPLWEFEADVLLGSLRSLGQCRVDWSETDQAYVLKSDLPVVGKNNVQVYVDVNGKVMEISGQWKTAANGDWRSGRWWEYGYVRRLELPGDADLKNSEAFISNKDGYSFLEIKIPKNKF, from the exons ATGGCGAGGAGTAGTGGAAGCCTCAAATTAGAGATCAACACCGACGACAAGACGCCGGGAAAGTGGAGCGTACCGCTTGGCGAGGACGTTTTCCGGAGGTTCTTGAGCAGCGGAGGAGGCTCGGAGAAGGTTGTGTTCAGCGAGGGATCTATTTTCAGCCCGTTTTTGTTCGGAAAGTACTTTGATCCGTCAGATGCGTTTCCTTTATGGGAATTCGAGGCGGATGTTTTGCTGGGGAGCCTCAGGAGCTTAGGACAGTGTAGAGTCGACTGGTCTGAAACCGATCAAGCATATGTCCTTAAATCTGACCTCCCCG TGGTGGGGAAAAATAACGTGCAGGTGTATGTGGACGTTAATGGAAAAGTGATGGAGATTAGCGGCCAATGGAAAACGGCGGCCAACGGCGATTGGAGAAGCGGCCGGTGGTGGGAATACGGCTACGTCCGCCGTCTCGAGCTTCCCGGCGATGCCGACCTCAAAAACTCCGAAGCTTTCATCTCAAACAAAGACGGTTACTCTTTCTTAGAGATCAAAATCCCCAAGAACAAGTTTTAA
- the LOC106390079 gene encoding uncharacterized protein LOC106390079: MDDSNTRSQTKKTKKLQKDKNKNKKNNIPTVWFSLKKSLHCKSEPSDVHVPKSTKHLTTISTKRISTANSSLPSAGCGGGLSGCSRSIANLKDVIHGSKRHFEKPPISSPRSIGSNEFLNPITHEVILSNSTCELKITGVGDMASPAGATESGGGGGGNGRSTTFVGMLRPGTPMHHLNHSASHRSHASSTAAKKGSFASSEREVTGEGFHTKRRVSLEMNRDSAVNGGKYSVSCHKCGEQFNKLEAAEAHHLSKHAVTELVEGDSSRKIVEIICRTSWLKSENQCGRIDRVLKVHNMQKTLARFEEYRETVKIRASKLQKKHPRCLADGNELLRFHGTTVACGLGINGSTSLCTAEKCCVCRIIRNGFSAKREKNNGVGVFTASTSGRAFESILVEEGDGERTVTVRKVLIVCRVIAGRVHRPVENVEEVNGLMMSGFDSLAGKVGLYTNVEELYLLNPRALLPCFVVICKS; this comes from the exons ATGGACGATTCAAACACAAGAAGCCAAActaagaagacgaagaagcttcagaaagacaagaacaagaacaagaagaacaaCATCCCTACTGTTTGGTTCTCTCTCAAGAAATCTCTCCACTGCAAATCCGAACCATCCGACGTCCACGTCCCCAAATCCACAAAACACCTCACCACAATCTCCACCAAGCGCATCTCCACCGCCAACTCCTCCCTACCCTCCGCCGGATGCGGCGGCGGCTTATCCGGATGCTCGAGATCGATAGCGAATCTCAAAGACGTGATCCACGGGAGCAAACGCCACTTCGAGAAACCGCCGATAAGCAGTCCTCGCTCCATCGGAAGCAACGAGTTCCTCAACCCCATAACCCACGAAGTCATCCTCAGCAACTCCACCTGCGAGCTCAAAATCACCGGCGTCGGAGACATGGCTTCGCCCGCCGGAGCAACGGAATCCGGCGGTGGCGGCGGAGGAAACGGACGGTCGACGACTTTTGTGGGGATGCTGAGGCCGGGGACGCCGATGCATCATCTGAACCACTCTGCTTCTCACCGGAGCCATGCTTCGTCGACGGCGGCGAAAAAGGGATCCTTTGCTTCGTCGGAGAGAGAGGTAACAGGAGAAGGGTTTCACACAAAGAGGAGAGTTTCTTTGGAGATGAACAGAGACTCCGCCGTTAACGGAGGCAAATACTCTGTTTCTTGCCATAAGTGTGGTGAACAGTTCAACAAACTCGAAGCTGCAGAAGCTCATCATCTCTCTAAACACGCCG TGACGGAGCTCGTAGAAGGCGACTCGTCGAGGAAGATAGTGGAGATAATCTGTAGAACGAGCTGGTTAAAGTCAGAGAACCAATGCGGGAGAATAGACCGTGTCCTAAAAGTACACAACATGCAGAAGACACTAGCTCGGTTCGAGGAGTACAGAGAGACGGTGAAGATCAGAGCGAGCAAGCTCCAGAAGAAGCATCCGAGATGTCTCGCCGACGGCAACGAGCTGCTCAGGTTCCACGGCACCACCGTGGCTTGCGGTTTGGGGATAAACGGGTCGACGAGCCTCTGCACGGCGGAAAAGTGCTGCGTCTGCCGGATCATACGGAACGGGTTCTCGGCGAAGCGGGAGAAGAATAACGGTGTTGGGGTTTTCACGGCGTCGACGAGCGGGAGAGCGTTTGAGTCGATTTTGGTGGAGGAGGGAGATGGGGAGAGGACGGTGACGGTGAGGAAGGTGTTGATTGTGTGTAGGGTTATAGCCGGGAGAGTTCATAGGCCGGTGGAGAATGTGGAGGAGGTGAATGGGTTGATGATGAGTGGGTTTGATTCTTTGGCTGGAAAAGTTGGGTTGTATACAAATGTGGAGGAGCTTTATTTGCTCAATCCTAGAGCTTTGCTTCCTTGCTTTGTGGTAATCTGCAagtcttaa